From Aegilops tauschii subsp. strangulata cultivar AL8/78 chromosome 5, Aet v6.0, whole genome shotgun sequence:
ATTCGGCATCTGGCGGATGCAGCCAAGGAATTCCTGCCGGCAAATACAAGGTTTTGGCCAAGTGAGTGATCACTATCTGACGGAGCTACCTTTTTTCTTTTCCAAGAAAGCATTAGACATCTTCCTCAAAAAGAAAAAAGTGTAGACATTTTTGTCACAAAATCATGCATGAAGTGTCTACTCATGGAATGATTTGTTTCGTTCCAGGTTCTCTGATGAACTGATGGACATGCCTCTTGCTGGGATTGAAGCCATGATTGAGGATACCGTATATAGCTTCTTGCTTGAGTGGGCATGCATGCAATACCCAGAATGGCACAAGCTATGGAGCTCTCGTTTACTTCCGCTGGTACGCTTCAGTCATATGACTTGGAGCAAACTCCACGAAATCCTGACATGCAGTGATGATGGTGTGCACAGTGAGCAAACAAAGAAGCTTATTACTGATGTACTCCTGCACAAAGCTTACCCAGCACATGAGCAAGGCACTATTGAGGCAGACACAACAACCCGTTGCCAAGTTCCACAGCGAGCTTACAGGCTTAAACCAATCAAAGTGGTTGAATTCGACCGGCCCTGCCCACAGGTCATTGTTTACTTGGATCTAACACATGAGGAATAGTCCCGACTCTTCCCAACCGGAAACATTTGGCACACTTGTTCCATCTTGCTGGACAAAGATCTATTTCTCATAACAAACTATCAAATGGATACAGCTTTGGCCTCTTTATAGAAACAATTGAGATGCCAAAGGGCCCAACATGTTTGACAGTAGACTTTGAGTTAGCTGCAAGGACAAGATCGTCAGGGAAATTCGTGCTCAGGTTCAAGGACAAGCATACAGGCGATGATTGGATGCTGGGATGTGGTGATCTTTTGAGGTTCCATGGTCGACGTTCATTGCCAACAATAACCTCTTCATCGATGGTGTGCTGCATCTGAGAGCTGACTTGAAGGTGGCGCAGCCGGGATTACAGACTTGATGATCTCTTGCTCAGCAAAGTTAGGTTGATAGCTGTGGAAGGTGAAAGTTGCATTTTTGAAATAGAAACAAAAATTAATCAAGTTGTCTCTTCGAGAGGGAAACAACTTTATTAATCAACAAAATCCAAAAAAAGACTTTATTCGTTAACAAACAATCAGGCTTTGAAGCATCCCAGAAGGAGTGCATTGTGATTTTTATTAGGTCCATGTGGTCTTTTGCATTATAAACCAGAACGCTTGCCCGTAATTTTGCACTTCCTATTTCCAAGGGTCCTGTTTGGAAAGTCTGGAACCGCTGACCTCGCCTTCCTGAAGAAGCTTTGGCGGCTAGGTtacgcccgccgccgccccgcgttTCGTCCCTCTCTCAGAGGAAATGGACACCGTTGAAGATTCAGCAACGGCGGCGGGTGCGGCAGCGGAGATGGGGCTGGACTACTCGCAAGGCGGCGTGCTGCCCAGCTTTGACTTCGCGTTCGATTCGGCCAACTTCTCCGATCAGAAGCTGCGTATAGAGATCGTCGCCCGTGACCACGCGCCGGGTTCCGGCGGACACGTCGGCGGAGGATCCACTGCCGACCAGGCGCGCCGCCGCAAGGAGAAAGGTATGTAGCGTACAGTGCCTGATATAGCTGTTATTAACATATTAGAATACATCAGCTATTTTGGATGTAGCAGTGGTGTTCAAATAATATCAGTCCATTACCGGATTAGCCCCCAAAAATTTAAATAAACTTCAATCAGTTGTAATTGAGATTAACCACTGGACAGCAAAGGGGCGCAACTACTCAGCTTTGAATTTTTGGAAAGGTGCTACCAGTACCTGAAGGAATATTTGTTGTCCTTTGTGCATTTCAAACTTCTAATCTTCATGTCATAAGTCTTGGTCAAGTTTGTCACGAAGCCCTTTCCAAGGAATTGCCTAGGTAGGCTTTTAACAATTATTTATTTGTGGGAAAAATTCGGAGATCTTGAAATAAGCTTGTTTTGAGTGAGATTACATTGAGGCATTGACATGTCAGATCATTAAAAAAGGAAAAATGTGCAGTCACTGCAATAAATCTTCCAACTGTTATATTTCTTAAATGTAGCAACAGAACAAATAGAATAACATATTATTAGCAAGTGTGCTCTTCATTTTAGTTCAACATTAGTCTGcattctctttttctcttttttgagGTAACATATGTATTTGGACCGAAGAAGAAACTGTTCCATGACCTTCATTTTAGTTGAACATTAGTCTGCattctttttttttcttgtttGAAACAAAGGTTGTCATTAGCCTGCTAAAAACTTCATACGGCTGCCTCCATACATGCAAAAATACTGGTTGCAGATCGGTGCTTTCCAACAATGCAAAGATAACCACTTGAACTTAGTTAACACCTTGTTTCTGTTTTGGCTACTTGAACTTGTTTGTGCTACTGGATATAGCAGTATGGACTACACTAATTCATTAGATGGCAATTAGCATGTTACATCCATTATTACTGTACTCAGTGAGCTATAAGGCCTTGTATAATGCAAGGTGCTCAGTAAAATAAACCGAGTTTTTCTTAAGCGCCAATGCTTATTTCTATACGAGGGGTCCCTAATTTAGCATACCCTAtacaaataagcaccggtgcttaaggAAAAGctggtttatttttctaagcacatCCCCTAAGCACACAACATTGTACAAGGCGTAAGCACACCTCCTTTGGCCCATGCTTCGTCCCCTAGGTCGGCATGGACGAcactcccccgccgccgcctttgGCCCCCCTCGACGCTGTCGGGCAAAGACCCCGGCGGTATGCGGTGTTGTGGCTTCTCCTTCCTCCACTCTCCCCGCCTCCTGCAGGACCTGCAAGGGGTGctcaaaccctaaccctagccagGCCCACCTGGGTCGTTGTCAGGTGTCTGGACAGCTTCCCTCACGTCTTGCCGATGGATGTCTCCTTGGGGTGCGAGGGCTATCACCAGGAGTGTTACGGACGTGCATGTCCCCCTAGCTCGATGGTGGGAGCCACCAACGAGGTGCTTATTCTTGCTGAGTTGGGCCGGGGTAGGAGTCAGTGGGGTCGGCTGGTGCCCGAAGCACAGCATATAGCGGGGCTCGATATGGGGCTCAAAGGTTGTTGCTACAAGTGGCCATTGTGTTGGGCTCGCCTTCGTCCAAATCTAGTCGGGTTCGTTGATGCTCGCAAGTTTGGGGGTTTTCAAGGGGTGGGGAAGGAGCTGCCTTCCACCCTTTCCACTGGTGGCTGCAGGTTTGGTGTGGGGTGGGGGCTCGAGGTCGTGGATGTCGGGGCGGCAACCCTGAGTGGCTAGCTGCGCATTTGGCTCTCCGACGAGCAGTGTTGCCATGGTGTTGGTGACGCTTCTTCGTCATGTGATTGGTGGGTGCGTGGTGGCGGCCGATCCTGGCGTAGTTGTTGTCGTCGATTCCATGTTTGTCATGGGCGGTCCACGTCGGGGGCCATCGTAGCTTGGGTCCCTTCAGTgaggtgtgtgtgtggggggggggggggggtgccgaGCAAAAGCTCCGTGCCTTGGCACCGATGATGACGATGCTTGCAAGTGTGGTGCCCTCTGGACGAAAACCCTTGTCTATCTCTAGTGGATGTGACGGCAGAAGCGTTGTGCGTCTTGTCCCTCCTAGGGGGGCGTCGGTGAGTGTGGGTGATCCCCGATCGTGGCGGCCTGTTCGGGTGGAATTGAAGCGCTACTTGGCCCAACCTTGATTATAGTGGTTGGCGGTTTCGTTTGCCCCGTTTCATTTGCACGTGACAATGTGTTTCAAACTCGAGGTCTTGGTTGCTTGTCCAGCAGGGTCGACACTACTTGGTCTGGAGTGAGACAGTAGAGGGTCCTCTCCAGTGGCAGCATGCTGGAGTTTTTGCAGCGAAGTCCGGTAGTGTCATCCAAGTGGCACGTGTTCGTGGTTTGATATCGGGATTGGTTCTGACTCTTGGTGGTCCGGCCTCTGATGCACTTCTTCTCGGCGGCGACTAGTAGTGCACCCCTGGGTTCTTGTTTGCCGTGTCCGGCTTGTTTTGTCGTCATCTTTCTCTTGATCAGCTTGTATGAGGATATCCTCGACACCTTGTATTGTTCGGCCGTGTGACTTTCTCTATAAAGCAGGGTGGAAGCCTGTTTCGAGAGAGTGAGGATATCCTCGACACCTTGTACTGTATGCTATGATTGCTGGATGCAGCTAAATGGTTGTTTGATTTTTGCACGTTGTTTAACCATTATTTTTCTTTTATCTGAAGATTGATCACAAAAATATTTCACCCATAGAAGAACATAGTGTTGCGAGTATTTCAGTAGAAGAATATATGTTCGGTCTTTCTATTTCCATACATTTTACTTTTCCAATTtgttctttatttttattttttgatctTTGGTATTTTGCAGGTGATTACTCTTCCTCGATGATGGTGGGTACACCAGTTTTACGAGAAAAAACCATTCATATCAATTCAGCAATTCTTGCTTCAAGAAGTCCTTTCTTTCTGAAGGTAGTTCTGATAACCTTCTGTGAACTACATTTTTTCTAGCCAGTTGAAGTTTCTAATAAGTTTCATGCTTCTCAGCTTTTCTCAAATGGCATGAAAGAATCTGATCAGACGCACCCAACAATTAAGTCCTTTCTTTCTAAAGGACTTCTTGCTTCAAGAAGTCCTTTCTTTCTAAAGGTAGTTCTGATAACCTTCTGTGAACTACATTTTTTCTAGCCAGCTGAAGTTTCTAATAAGTTTCATGCTTCTCAGCTTTTCTCAAATGGCATGAAAGAATCTGATCAGACGCACCCAACAATTAGGATTGCTGATTCAGGTAATGTGATAACTAAAGGGTAAATTCTGCATCTTACAATTTATTCTAATTTTATTGTGGTTGTGTTATAGTTTTTATAGTTCCTATATTTTTATGAATATTTAGAGTAAACAAAATACTACTTTCATCCCGAATTAGTTGTCTTAGATTTGtatagatacggatgtatctagacacgttttagtgttaggtacatccgtatctagacaaatctaagagaAATAATTTGGGACGGAGGTAATATGTTTCTTAATTTCTGATACTTATATTTTCTGTGATAAAGAAAAGGTTAGTCTCCCAGGAAACTTTTCTTAGTACTGAAAGTCAACATTCAACTTATAATCATTTACTCACTCCGATCCAAAATAGGTGTCGTGGTTCTAGTTCAACCACGACACTTATTTTTTATCGGAGGGAGTAGGATATATACAAAAGGCCGTCTTTTTTTGTTTAATTCTTTATTAGCTCTTTCCTTGATGTTTATGTAATTTTTTTATTTACTTGGAACACAGAGGAAAATGCCCTTATGGAGCTTTTAAGATATATGTACAGCGGAAAGTTGACAACAACGGAGCCCAGTCTATTGCTCGACATCTTGATGGCTGCAGACAAATTTGAGGTTCTCTCTTGCATGGGGCATTGCAGTCAGCTGCTCACAAGCTTGCCTATGACCACAGAATCTGCACTGCTTTACCTAGACCACCCTTGCTCGACTTCATTATCGGCTGAGGTCGAGGGTGTGATCAGCGCAGCCAAGGAATTCCTTGCCAACAAATACAATGATTTTGCTAAGTTAGTGATCCCAATTTGATAGAGCCatgttttatttcattttctaAGAAAAATGTAGACATTGATGTCGCAAATCATCTATTTGGTGTACTAATTGCATGATTTAACTCTTTTCAGGTTCCAGCATGAACTGATGAACTTCCCTCTTGCTGGGATTGAAGCCATCTTGTCAAGTACTGACCTACAAGTAATACGGGAAGATTGCATATATGCCTTTATGCTCACATGGGCCCGTGAACGATACCCAGAATTGGAGGAAAGACGCGAGATCTTGAGTTCTCGTTTACTGCCACTGGTACGCTTCAGTCATATGACATGTACAAAACTTCAGGGGATCCTAGCATGCAGTGATGATGATATAGACCATGAGAAAGTAACTAAACGTATTGCCGAGGTACTTCTACAAAAAGCTTACCCAAAACAGATGGAAGGTGCTCTTGCAGCAGACGCAACAACCTGTTGGCAATTTACTGAGCGAGAGTACAAGTACAAACCTGTGAAATTGGTTGCTTTTGATCGACCCTGCCCACAGGTTATTGCTTACCTGGATCTAACACGCGAGGACTGCTCCCGACTCTTCCGGTCTGGACATGCATGGTCACACGACTTCCGGCTTGCAGGGTGGAAGGGGAGCATTTATCTCAGCCCAGTCTGTACAATGAATGAGCAGAGTAAGTTGTCCACCTTTGGTCTCCAGTTAATTGGATTCGGTTCCACAGATTTGACACTAGATATTGAGTTTGCTGCAAGGACAAGATCGTCCGGAAAATTTGTGAGCAAGTACAGTTGTAAGCACACCTTCACCAGTGCTTGGTTGAAAAAATGCGATGATCTttttggcgttccatggtcgacATTCATTGCCGATGACAACCTCTTCATCGACGGTGTGCTGCATCTGAGAGCTGATTTGGTGGCGGTCCAGCAGACGGATCAGTTACAGGCCTGATGATGTCTCACTCACTTGGCAGAGTTATTAAGTCGTTTGTTCGTCATCAGCCGCTTCAATGGGATTCTGGCTGTAATCTGAGTCTAGTTTCGTTATTTTTGTTTATGCTGCTGGAAACACTTTGGCGCCTGAAGATGAAGCATCTAAGGAATTGGTGGAGGCTCGTGGCTTCTTAGAATGAAATTTTGGAAACCGGGGCGGTAGACCCTTTGATCACCCTTTACTTGTTTTCAAGATTAATCGTAGTCGTCAAGTTTTTGTTAAGCAAATACCGTCTTGTTTCATGCCGTAACCTGAATGGTAGGGCGATTCCTTATTACATGTGTTCCCCCAAAGTTGCGGGCATTACTGGGTGTCTGAACATGTTGTGTTCCATTATCTGGACTTACTCAAGGTTAGGGACCTCAAGGTTACCCGACTGCTTGTATCAAGTCGGGGTTCACCTGATCCTTGGATCCGAATGCTTTCAGCTAAAATTTTGCAAAAGAGGAACATTTATGAGAGTTTCTCAAGATATCCTCTGATCAATGTCTCGGAGCCCTTCCCTCGTCAAGATATCGAAATGAATTGTTCTTCTGTAACTCCGACAGCTAGTGATCTTCGGTGTTTTGTCGCCTTTGTTCAATCTCCACAAAAAGTGAAAAGAAAAAACACCTAGCTAGAGTTGAAGACTCTTGCCGCCCTCTTTCAAGCCTGCGACCTGAGGTGCCATGGTTCGGCGTCGGCCGTAGGGTGATGCTTTCGTCTTCGAATGATTTCCTTACTCTTCCGAGGCAGCTGCTTTCCATCTCTTTTACATCCAGTGTGATGATGATCTCATGGATAGAGCATACGCCCATCTAAGATGAACACAACAGGAAAAGTACAGCGTTTACAATGGCAATTTTTGTTGCTAAAAAGTCATCCAAGGTGTTTACAAAGTTTGACAAACTGGAGACGAAACTAACGAACTACATCAAATGATCTCCTTGACACGGGACACAGTACTATAGAAATGCTCAGGAAGCAAGACACTTGTCCCTAGAGATCTATGAGCTTCACTCCTTCGACGTTGCCGAAACATGTGTCGAAGGGGAGAAAATGGTACACATCATCAATACCAAAATCCATCGCAACATGATCACGGTTCTTTTGCTTTGCCAACCTTGATTGGGCTCGGCGTAGCCCTTCGCTATGTGGCTTTGTCAAGCTTGGACCCTGTGCTCAATGGACTGATCCCGATCTACGGCTTTCTTCGTCGGCGATGATTGCTACTCTAGTGCACTGCTTCTATGAGGCTTTAACACGATGACTTTTCGACTATCTACCACAACAAGGTTTGTTCGGCCCCgatgagggaggggcgatgacggcagCACGCTTTCAACTCGCTCCAGTGCTTGTCGTCGCTAGGCGGTCACGAACTTCGCTGTAATTTTTATTACTTCTGATGTTCTTTATACTGTCATGATTGAAGGTAAATAGATTGGAAGTTTCTCTAAAAAAAAGGACTTGACCATATCCTGGATGGGCTGATCCCAATCTGTCTCCATCCCTGGTGACATCGAAGGAGACCACAAGATCCTCCAATCTTCCACATAAGCATATCCTAGATCATCTATCTTCCAACAAATGTGAGTGGCTGACCATGGACGACATTAGTTGGCCACCTCTATACAACTCCTCCCGAGCCTCCCAAGGGTGTTGGAGCACTCACAGATACAGTAAAGACAAAGtcggaggggggagggggggatTCCAAGGCTACATTGTCGGCGCCTCCTAGAGGGCGGAACGAGAAATTCTGGAGGCTAGCCCCTCGACTCTGCAAGAGATgagacccccctccccccccccccccccccccccccccccccgaagatGAGGAGGTAGTTGCAGTAGATAATTATTTGATGGAGAGCCATCCCCACCACGCTAGTGGAACCACCAAAAGACCTACCCCCTCTCTACATGCCTGCCGGAAGAAAAAAGGTTCCCCTCCCATCGTTGGAGCCAGACAAATGGGAGGGGAACCCACAAGCTCGTGGACCTTTGAAGGTTCAAGGGCTATCACCTCCATCTTCAAGAGAAAGAAGTGTTGTTAGTTGGGCCATGTGTGGTACACGTAGCACTAGATCTTCTCCAAAAGCCATAAAAACAATATGTTTTCAGCGTGTATTTGTCTATGTTCCTTATTTTTTGCGGGTGAAATCTATGTTCCTTTTGTAGAAGTAGAATATAAAACAGAATAATTCCTTAAAAAATGAAAATTAAGCGAGTTATATCTTTAAGAGGAAAACAGCTCTATTTATTTGTTATACACCCTTTGATTTATAATAAGTGTCGTAGTTTTCAACTAATCTTTATTCAAAACTAGTTCAAAAATGCGACACTTCTTTTTTTTGATCGGAGCGAGTAACAAATATAGCAGCATCCTCACGATCAGGCTTTGCATCATCCCACAGGGAGCCGAATGTGATTTTATGGTAAGTTGTAAGTAGACATGGTCTTTTTGCATTTTAAACCTGAGAGCGTGCCCGTAATTTAACATTTCCGACTTCCGAGGGTCCTGTTTGCAAAGTCTGATACCTACCGCTGGCCTCACTTTCTCGTCTTCTCGGAGAAGCTTCGGCGGCTAGGTTACGGCCGGCCGCCGCCCGGCGTTtcgtccctctctctctctcccgcacGCGGCGGAGGGCATGGACACCGGCGAAGaatcagcgacggcggcgggggcgggggcggcagTGGCGATGGAGCTGGACTTCTCGCGCGGCGGCGTGGTGCCCAGCTTCGACTTCGCGTTCGATTCGGCCACCTTCTCCGACAGGGTGCTGCGGATAGAGATCGTCGGCGGCGGCCCCGCGCCGGGATCTTGCGGAGGATCTTCTGCCAACCAGGAGCGCCGCCGCGAGGAGCAAGGTGCGTATGTAGCTGCTATTAACAGATTATTAAAATGCTGTAACTATTGGATGTAGCTGATGTCAACATTTTTTTCTGTTGAAATAATGTAAGTCCATGGTTGGATTACCCCCAAAATTGGATGAAAATAAACCCAATTGTGATTGACATTGACCACTATTCAGCTGGGAAAACTTGGAGAGGTGCTTGCCAGCTGAACCTGAGAATTCTGCTAACATGTTTGTTCTTTGTCGATTTTAAACCTTCAGTCTTCACATTACAGTTCTCGATACAGTTTGTCACAAAGCATCTGGAGAAGGCATTAATTTCCTGTAGTTAGTTTTTTCAAAATTATTTGTCTGTGGGAAAATTTAGAGATCTCGAATTGAACTTGTTTTGAGTGAGTTACCATGGGGCATGGACATGTCAAATAATTCAAAAGGGAAATTATTGTGTGTTCACTAGTCAGTACTTACGACAATAGATCTGCCAATTTTTATTCTTAATGCAGCAACAGAACAAATAGGTATGGAATACCATATTGTTATCAAGTCGGCTCTTGATGTAACAGCTAGCTGTATCTGAAGTGAAGAAGAAACTGCTTCATAACCTTCAATCCTTCAATTCTAAGTCAACATTAGTCTGCATTTTCTGTCCATCTCCGCTTTTCGTAGTGTTGAAACATTGGTTATCATTAGCTTGCGTGGTAAAAACAAAAAACTTCATACGGATGCAGGTATAGTTTTTGCACAATCTGCTAATCAAAGGTAGCCTTTGGTTGCCTGTTGTCTCAATACACGCTATATATTGGTTACAGGCtggtgcttgcagaaaatacagAGATAACCACAAGTTCTTACTTAACACCTTGTTTCTATTTTAGCTACTTGAACTTGCTTGTGCTACTAGATGCATGTGCAGTATGAACTGCTCATTAGATAGCAGTTAGTCAGTTACATCTATGAGAGCTACAAGCATGGTCAGGTTGTTGGATGACCATTTTATCCTATTTCTGAATATTGATTACATGAATCTACACCTGTAGAAAAATACAGTGTTCCGTGTTTTTTAACAGAATAATATATTACCCgattttttctttatttcttttatCTAATACTTTGCAGGTGAGAAAGAACAGAGTGTTGACTCTTCATCGATGATGGTGGGTACACCAGTTTTACGAGAAAAAAACATTCATATCAATTCAGCGATTCTTGCTTCAAGAAGTCCTTTC
This genomic window contains:
- the LOC109744807 gene encoding BTB/POZ domain-containing protein At2g46260-like, with product MDTVEDSATAAGAAAEMGLDYSQGGVLPSFDFAFDSANFSDQKLRIEIVARDHAPGSGGHVGGGSTADQARRRKEKGDYSSSMMVGTPVLREKTIHINSAILASRSPFFLKLFSNGMKESDQTHPTIKSFLSKGLLASRSPFFLKLFSNGMKESDQTHPTIRIADSEENALMELLRYMYSGKLTTTEPSLLLDILMAADKFEVLSCMGHCSQLLTSLPMTTESALLYLDHPCSTSLSAEVEGVISAAKEFLANKYNDFAKFQHELMNFPLAGIEAILSSTDLQVIREDCIYAFMLTWARERYPELEERREILSSRLLPLVRFSHMTCTKLQGILACSDDDIDHEKVTKRIAEVLLQKAYPKQMEGALAADATTCWQFTEREYKYKPVKLVAFDRPCPQVIAYLDLTREDCSRLFRSGHAWSHDFRLAGWKGSIYLSPVCTMNEQSKLSTFGLQLIGFGSTDLTLDIEFAARTRSSGKFVSKYSCKHTFTSAWLKKCDDLFGVPWSTFIADDNLFIDGVLHLRADLVAVQQTDQLQA